In one window of Macrobrachium rosenbergii isolate ZJJX-2024 chromosome 27, ASM4041242v1, whole genome shotgun sequence DNA:
- the LOC136853534 gene encoding cyclin-L1: MAVAAVEGSVAPPVKRYGGVVITLDNVLLPPEKLSPSPSQQDGLDPEIEMDLRILGCELIQTGGILLRLPQVAMACGQVLFQRFYYAKSMVRYSMETTAMACIALASKIEEAPRKIRDVINVFQHIRQVKNGKTIQPVILDSNYISLKNQIIKAERRLLKELGFCCHVKHPHKIIIMYLRMLEADDNRRLAQSSWNYMNDALRTDVFVRYKPETIACACIWLAARFLKVPLPEQPPWYLVVNVTQESIEDVAASILQLYTRKKVKLEALETKVEEIRREQQEARLRSKAVASLATPQTNTAFSPGSRNNTPSKNTSPHKRSSSPERNSARKRSASSSRSKSRSRTPSRSPHRRSRKKHRRDSHSSRSHTRSRSRTRSRSRSHSRDRHRASKKYSRSPSPTVTPPPRFTKHKDKGPIVRSRSRSHSRSPQRNYEKYDRFEKERYPKNDRYEKNDRYREEKSSKYEVKEKGDKYANKYSSSKYERYEVDKKKYEREDKKYYDNGFGKPHKTKKNGRHRSRSRDRRR; the protein is encoded by the exons ATGGCCGTTGCTGCAGTCGAAGGATCTGTCGCTCCTCCCGTGAAAAGATATGGTGGGGTCGTGATCACTTTGGATAACGTGCTCCTCCCGCCGGAGAAGCTTAGCCCGTCGCCCTCCCAACAGGATGGTCTGGACCCGGAGATCGAGATGGACCTGAGAATCCTGGGATGTGAACTGATTCAGACGGGAGGCATTTTACTTCGACTTCCTCAG GTTGCAATGGCTTGTGGTCAGGTGTTGTTCCAGAGATTTTACTATGCCAAAAGTATGGTACGCTACTCAATGGAAACCACCGCTATGGCATGTATTGCTCTTGCCTCAAAAATTGAAGAAGCTCCTCGCAAGATCAGGgatgttataaatgtttttcagcATATTAGACAAGTTAAAAATGGAAA GACCATTCAACCTGTGATTCTAGATAGTAACTACATATCCCTCAAGAACCAAATTATCAAGGCAGAGCGCAGGTTGCTGAAGGAACTAGGCTTTTGTTGTCATGTCAAGCACCCCCacaag ATCATTATCATGTACCTGCGTATGCTGGAGGCGGATGACAACCGCCGGCTGGCCCAGTCCTCATG GAACTACATGAATGACGCCCTACGGACAGATGTGTTTGTACGGTACAAGCCTGAGACAATTGCCTGTGCTTGTATATGGTTGGCAGCGAGGTTTCTCAAAGTGCCTTTACCTGAACAGCCTCCATGGTACCTCGTGGTTAATGTGACGCAGGAGAGCATAGAAGATGTAGCTGCCTCAATTCTTCAGTTATATACCAGGAAAAAG GTAAAATTGGAAGCTCTTGAAACGAAAGTTGAAGAGATTAGGAGAGAGCAACAAGAAGCTAGGTTAAGAAGTAAAGCAGTGGCCTCCTTAGCGACACCACAGACAAACACAGCCTTTAGTCCTGGCTCCAGAAATAATACTCCTAGCAAAAATACGTCCCCTCACAAACGTTCTTCGTCTCCAGAaag AAATTCTGCAAGGAAAAGAAGTGCTAGTAGTAGTCGTTCTAAAAGTCGCAGCCGCACTCCATCCAGATCACCTCATCGTAGATCTCGCAAGAAGCACCGTCGGGATTCTCATTCATCACGCTCTCATACACGTTCAAGAAGTCGAACTAGAAGCAGATCCAGGTCACACTCCAGGGATCGCCACAGAGCAAGCAAGAAGTATTCTCGTTCGCCGTCACCGACTGTCACCCCACCACCACGGTTTACCAAGCACAA GGATAAAGGGCCAATTGTGAGATCGCGTTCAAGATCACATTCCCGTTCTCCCCAAAGAAATTATGAGAAGTATGATCGCTTTGAAAAGGAAAGATATCCCAAAAATGATCGTTATGAGAAGAATGAcagatacagagaagagaagtcTAGCAAATATGAAGTTAAGGAGAAAGGGGACAAATATGCCAATAAGTACAGCAGTAGTAAGTATGAGCGGTATGAagttgataagaaaaaatatgagagagaggacaaaaagtATTATGATAATGGATTTGGTAAACCTCATAAAACTAAGAAGAATGGTCGTCATAGATCTAGATCTCGAGATAGACGACGGTAG